A genomic window from Punica granatum isolate Tunisia-2019 chromosome 2, ASM765513v2, whole genome shotgun sequence includes:
- the LOC116196494 gene encoding magnesium transporter MRS2-3 → MQGGHHLPPPPKPGHVPPPDDPEPESARAAPALQLPLTTAGAIRKKGTGVRAWLLLDATGQAQVVEAGKHSIMRRTGLPARDLRILDPLLSYPSTILGRERAIVINLEHIKAIITAQEVLLLNSRDPSVIPFVDELQRRLARRYHATTKAQEGNVDDSNWTNLYDLEEPQSRPASPLSSGGGFSQFEDREEDGKSDAKQGNDNRDGLKLPPFEFVALEACLEAACSCLENEARTLEQEAHPALDKLTSKISTLNLERVRQIKSRLVAITGRVQKVRDELEHLLDDDEDMAEMYLTDKLVQEHLEGSSTSSMNEGEGVEDEVVPSDMEERIGAEISLEEHGNPEAYEGDHLFHTPNVLRRDSHGTQISTTCSAISKDLDVEELEMLLEAYFVQIDGTLNKLSTLREYVDDTEDYINIMLDDKQNHLLQMGVMLTTATLVVSAFVVVAGVFGMNIHIDLFKPEKAGLQEFLWTVGGGATGSIFLYVVAIAWCKHKRLLE, encoded by the exons ATGCAGGGAGGCCACCACCTACCCCCGCCGCCCAAGCCGGGCCACGTGCCGCCGCCTGACGACCCGGAACCAGAGTCGGCGCGAGCCGCTCCGGCACTCCAGCTCCCCCTCACGACCGCTGGCGCCATCCGGAAGAAGGGAACCGGCGTCCGGGCATGGCTCCTCCTCGACGCCACCGGGCAGGCCCAGGTGGTGGAGGCGGGGAAGCACTCCATCATGCGCCGCACCGGCCTGCCCGCACGCGACCTCCGGATACTCGACCCGCTCCTCTCCTACCCGTCCACGATCCTGGGCCGTGAGAGGGCCATAGTCATCAACTTGGAGCACATTAAGGCCATAATCACCGCCCAGGAGGTGCTCCTGCTCAACTCCAGGGATCCTTCGGTCATCCCCTTCGTGGATGAGCTGCAGCGGCGGCTCGCGCGCCGTTACCATGCGACCACCAAAGCCCAG GAAGGAAATGTAGATGATTCGAACTGGACGAATTTGTATGATTTGGAGGAGCCACAGTCAAGACCTGCCAGCCCGCTATCCTCTGGAGGAGGCTTCTCGCAGTTTGAGGACCGAGAAGAGGATGGAAAATCAGATGCGAAACAAGGAAATGACAATCGCGATGGGCTTAAACTCCCTCCTTTCGAGTTTGTTGCCTTGGAAGCTTGCCTTGAGGCTGCTTGCAGTTGCTTAGAAAATGAA GCAAGGACATTGGAACAAGAGGCTCACCCAGCTTTAGACAAGCTCACATCCAAGATCAGTACACTCAATTTGGAGCGTGTCCGACAAATTAAGAGCCGCTTGGTCGCAATAACTGGTCGTGTTCAGAAG GTGAGGGATGAGTTGGAGCATCTccttgatgatgatgaagatatGGCCGAGATGTATCTCACTGACAAATTGGTCCAAGAACACCTTGAGGGATCCTCTACTTCCTCCATGAATGAGGGAGAaggggttgaagatgaagtcGTTCCCTCAGATATGGAAGAAAG GATTGGTGCCGAGATATCACTTGAAGAACATGGAAATCCCGAAGCCTATGAAGGCGATCATCTGTTTCATACCCCAAATGTACTGAGACGGGACAGCCACGGCACCCAGATAAGCACCACCTGCAGTGCCATAAGCAAGGATCTTGATGTGGAGGAGCTTGAGATGTTGTTGGAGGCCTACTTTGTGCAGATTGATGGAACTTTGAACAAGCTATCCACG CTCCGCGAATATGTGGACGATACAGAAGACTACATCAACATCATGCTGGATGACAAGCAGAACCACCTACTCCAGATGGGAGTGATGCTGACGACTGCGACCCTCGTTGTCAGCGCCTTTGTGGTCGTGGCTGGTGTCTTCGGGATGAACATACATATTGACCTCTTCAAGCCTGAGAAAGCGGGCCTCCAGGAGTTCCTCTGGACTGTAGGGGGTGGTGCCACTGGGAGCATCTTCCTCTATGTCGTCGCCATCGCCTGGTGCAAGCACAAGCGGCTCCTCGAGTAA